Proteins found in one Lachancea thermotolerans CBS 6340 chromosome C complete sequence genomic segment:
- the PRP40 gene encoding snoRNA-splicing protein PRP40 (similar to uniprot|P33203 Saccharomyces cerevisiae YKL012W PRP40 U1 snRNP protein involved in splicing interacts with the branchpoint-binding protein during the formation of the second commitment complex), whose protein sequence is MSSWKEANDAEGRVYYYNADSGETTWDKPRELFTQLELKLEKHGWKTGKTDEGQVYYYNQETGKSCWEIPTFEEHGEEEEAERPHTSDERSTTPAQSNIESYVNNSIILNAPVMSQNEAEHVFMEMLKEHQIDSTWSFNKIISELGCKDPRYWCVDDDPLWKSQAFEKYLSNRSEDQLLKEHSAVNKFKAAFTAMLSQNKDIRYYTRWTTAKRLFANEPIYKHSVVSERTKRQVFQDYVDDLRRNQSEELNKTKQQAKTELQDYLESIMPDKKSLLSWQELSTKYLFENSTRFTSNRHFQALSKHDVLMQYITIVEAYTSKTEEELKKLKSANYTKDRIARDHFKELLAEHSKSIRCNSKWEDLYSLFKSDSRFLSLLGRNGSSALDLFMDLVEEKANIMKAQKSIANQILIDTSFQWSSDAVQDREKVNEILSKHQQLNSLDTIDRGILVDKMIDDQNQKRAQQAEMIQRLLEQRKKYFLLLLQRVFSSPNAKPETWEKARDVLKGYPEYIDIKEESVKEQIFKEFEPAKGQNTAAAAATGSSALAAPQISRKRQMTPVELDY, encoded by the coding sequence ATGAGCAgttggaaagaagccaaTGATGCGGAAGGGAGAGTTTATTATTACAACGCCGACTCTGGTGAAACTACATGGGATAAGCCGCGGGAACTGTTCACCCAACTAGAGCtaaaacttgaaaaacatgGATGGAAAACAGGCAAAACAGACGAAGGTCAAGTGTACTATTACAACCAGGAGACTGGCAAGTCTTGCTGGGAAATACCAACATTCGAAGAGCATGGggaggaggaagaggcGGAAAGGCCTCATACGTCCGACGAACGAAGCACAACGCCTGCGCAGAGTAACATCGAATCATACGTTAACAACTCCATAATACTGAACGCGCCTGTTATGTCTCAAAATGAAGCAGAGCACGTTTTCATGGAAATGCTCAAGGAACATCAAATCGACTCTACTTGGTCTTTCAACAAGATTATATCCGAACTTGGCTGCAAAGATCCCAGGTATTGGTGCGTAGATGACGATCCTTTATGGAAGAGCCAGGCGTTTGAGAAGTATCTGAGCAACCGTTCTGAAGACCAGTTACTCAAGGAGCACTCCGCAGTTAATAAGTTTAAAGCTGCTTTTACCGCTATGCTctctcaaaacaaagacatTCGCTATTATACGCGATGGACAACTGCAAAGCGACTATTTGCTAATGAGCCTATCTACAAACATTCGGTAGTGAGTGAAAGAACTAAGAGACAGGTATTCCAAGACTATGTTGACGATCTTCGCCGTAATCAGTCAGAAGAGCTTAATAAAACGAAGCAGCAGGCTAAGACCGAACTACAAGACTACTTAGAGTCTATAATGCCagacaaaaaaagcttaCTTTCGTGGCAAGAACTCAGCACAAAGTATTTATTCGAAAACAGCACGAGATTCACGTCTAACCGACATTTTCAAGCCTTATCCAAACACGACGTGCTAATGCAATACATTACCATAGTGGAGGCGTATACATCAAAAACCGAGGaggaactcaaaaaacttaAATCGGCAAATTATACAAAAGACAGGATAGCTAGAGATCACTTCAAGGAACTACTAGCCGAACATAGCAAATCCATCCGCTGTAATTCCAAGTGGGAAGACTTATACTCTCTTTTTAAGTCAGACTCTCGATTTCTTTCACTTCTCGGCAGAAATGGATCTTCGGCGCTGGATTTATTCATGGATTTGgtggaagaaaaggcaAATATTAtgaaagctcaaaagagTATAGCGAACCAAATACTGATTGATACGAGCTTCCAATGGAGCTCCGATGCTGTTCAGGACAGAGAAAAGGTAAATGAGATTCTCAGTAAAcaccagcagctcaacTCTCTGGACACGATAGATCGTGGCATTTTAGTTGACAAAATGATAGACGATCAAAACCAGAAGCGTGCTCAGCAGGCCGAAATGATCCAGCGCCTATTAGAGCAGCGTAAGAAATATTTCCTTTTACTGCTACAGCGTGTTTTCAGCAGTCCGAATGCAAAGCCTGAAACCTGGGAAAAAGCCCGAGACGTTCTAAAAGGATATCCCGAATACATTGATATTAAAGAGGAATCGGTAAAAGAACAGATTTTTAAAGAGTTTGAGCCCGCAAAAGGCCAAAAtacggcagcagcagcagctacGGGTTCGTCAGCACTCGCAGCCCCCCAAATATCAAGGAAAAGGCAGATGACGCCAGTAGAGCTCGATTACTAA
- the SEC11 gene encoding signal peptidase complex catalytic subunit SEC11 (highly similar to uniprot|P15367 Saccharomyces cerevisiae YIR022W SEC11 18kDa catalytic subunit of the Signal Peptidase Complex (SPC Spc1p Spc2p Spc3p and Sec11p) which cleaves the signal sequence of proteins targeted to the endoplasmic reticulum), with amino-acid sequence MNLRLELTRFLNLCFALASAFMFWKGLSIVTNSHSPIVVVLSGSMEPAFQRGDILFLWNRNELNKVGDVVVYEVDNKEIPIVHRVLREHVDETSGKQLLLTKGDNNAGNDIPLYAKRKIYLHKEKDIVGTVKGYIPQLGYITIWISENKYAKMGLMGLIALSALLSNE; translated from the coding sequence ATGAACCTGAGGCTTGAATTAACTCGGTTTCTGAACCTATGCTTCGCTCTTGCGTCAGCATTTATGTTCTGGAAAGGACTTTCCATAGTTACTAACTCCCACTCGCCAATTGTGGTGGTGCTATCAGGATCTATGGAACCGGCATTCCAAAGGGGCGATATCCTGTTCTTGTGGAACAGGAATGAGCTAAATAAAGTGGGTGACGTAGTAGTTTACGAGGTTGACAATAAAGAGATTCCAATTGTTCACAGAGTGCTAAGGGAGCACGTAGATGAGACCTCCGGGAAGCAGTTACTGTTGACCAAAGGTGACAATAATGCCGGTAACGACATCCCGCTGTATGCCAAGAGAAAAATATACCTGCACAAAGAAAAGGATATTGTAGGGACCGTTAAGGGCTACATCCCGCAGCTCGGATATATTACAATCTGGatttcagaaaacaaaTACGCCAAAATGGGACTTATGGGCTTGATCGCACTCAGTGCATTGTTGAGCAATGAATGA